Proteins found in one Fusarium oxysporum Fo47 chromosome V, complete sequence genomic segment:
- a CDS encoding AhpC/TSA antioxidant enzyme-domain-containing protein produces the protein MTDNHTEAKASTTTKSPIERKPVGGIPPESPSVERAPTLPPRPAQDSDEKTSEALKCDTCSVPKKAGSTRSKSPPTPIKVDKTQPEDFEGELATNNDLPSAETLNKIENYIVLDRHGKSHPFKTLYTGSNVARRVLIIFVRHFFCGNCQEFLRSLSEAITPEALLRLPVSTFIAVIGCGDPALIDMYVNETGCRFPVYTDPTRSLFDALGMSKTLQLGTKPAYMRRSMMHSIVGSIVQGVKQIPTGNVLKMGDQRQVGGEFLFEPRDILTPVSTPRDEKAKPISAFEEAEERGPDHDGNEEKRVTWCHRMKTTRDHAEIPELIEVLGLDQTATAGRDVSRGSITSARKGKGHSMAQEIRKLSAERSRTSNET, from the exons ATGACGGACAACCATACAGAGGCTAAAGCCTCAACCACCACGAAATCTCCCATTGAGCGCAAGCCCGTGGGAGGCATCCCTCCTGAGAGTCCTTCCGTCGAACGAGCCCCGACTCTTCCTCCACGACCAGCGCAAGACTCTGACGAAAAGACCTCTGAAGCTCTAAAATGCGATACTTGCTCTGTACCTAAAAAAGCTGGTTCTACAAGAAGCAAGTCTCCTCCTACACCGATCAAGGTCGACAAGACGCAGCCCGAAGACTTTGAAGGCGAACTTGCGACGAATAACGACTTACCCTCTGCCGAAAccctcaacaagatcgaAAACTACATTGTTCTCGACAGACACGGAAAATCGCACCCCTTCAAGACCCTTTACACTGGTAGCAACGTTGCACGACGCGTGCTCATCATCTTTGTTAGACACTTCTTCTGTGGC AACTGCCAAGAGTTTCTGCGCTCTTTGTCCGAGGCTATTACTCCCGAAGCTCTCTTGCGACTACCAGTGAGCACATTCATTGCGGTTATTGGGTGTGGTGATCCTGCGCTCATTGATATGTATGTCAATGAGACAGGATGTCGCTTTCCTGTATATACCGATCCGACAAGGTCCCTTTTCGACGCCCTTGGCATGTCCAAAACCCTGCAACTAGGCACCAAGCCAGCCTACATGCGCCGAAGCATGATGCACAGCATTGTAGGCAGCATAGTCCAAGGAGTGAAGCAAATACCAACTGGAAACGTTCTCAAGATGGGTGATCAGCGTCAAGTTGGCGGCGAGTTCCTCTTCGAACCGCGAGACATCCTCACACCCGTCTCAACACCACGAGACGAAAAGGCGAAGCCTATTAGCGCATtcgaagaagcagaagaacgAGGCCCAGACCACGATGGAaacgaggagaagagagttACATGGTGCCATCGAATGAAGACGACGCGCGATCACGCTGAGATTCCTGAGCTCATTGAAGTGCTGGGTCTAGACCAGACCGCTACTGCTGGACGGGATGTGAGTCGTGGCTCGATCACCTCAGCGCGCAAGGGCAAGGGACATAGCATGGCGCAAGAGATTCGCAAGCTGAGCGCGGAACGATCTAGAACATCGAACGAAACATGA
- a CDS encoding P-loop containing nucleoside triphosphate hydrolase protein, with product MESQVERLVEKAWKKYEETPKDKRLLIGVAGIPGSGKTTFSQIITDRINARASSSDPSSPPPATFVPMDGFHLTRAALSAMPDPDTAHFRRGAAFTFDAHKFLTLVQALSKRPIPSEPILAPSFDHALKDPRDDDIVVKPEHRVVVLEGNYLALDQDVWRDAAKLLDEVWFVEVDFEVARRRLRERHVRAGIVKDLEEGDRRAMENDLVNGKEIIDFKLKVDELIQSREDGSWVHE from the exons ATGGAGAGCCAGGTTGAAAGGCTTGTCGAGAAGGCGTGGAAGAAGTATGAGGAAACGCCAAAGGACAAGAGATTAT TGATCGGCGTTGCTGGTATCCCCGGCTCAG GCAAAACGACCTTCTCACAAATCATTACCGATCGAATCAATGCTCGCGCCTCCTCTTCAGATccctcctctcctcctccagcaaCATTCGTTCCCATGGACGGCTTCCATCTCACCCGCGCCGCTCTCTCCGCCATGCCAGACCCCGATACAGCCCATTTCCGCCGCGGCGCAGCCTTTACCTTCGATGCGCACAAGTTCCTCACCCTTGTCCAAGCACTCTCCAAGAGACCAATTCCATCAGAGCCAATTCTTGCGCCATCCTTTGATCATGCGCTGAAAGATCCTCGAGATGACGATATTGTCGTCAAGCCGGAGCATCGTGTTGTTGTACTTGAGGGGAACTACCTTGCGCTAGATCAAGATGTCTGGCGAGATGCGGCGAAGCTTCTGGATGAGGTATGGTTCGTTGAGGTGGACTTTGAGGTTGCGAGGAGGCGGCTTAGGGAGAGGCATGTAAGAGCAGGCATTGTGAAGGATCTGGAAGAGGGAGATAGAAGGGCCATGGAGAACGATCTTGTCAATGGTAAAGAGATCATTGACTTTAAACTTAAAGTAGACGAGCTGATCCAAAGTCGAGAAGACGGAAGTTGGGTCCATGAATAG